From the Selenomonas timonae genome, one window contains:
- the def gene encoding peptide deformylase produces MAILDIKKAGDPVLKQVAAPVDRLTKWHRKLLDDMAETMYSADGVGLAAPQIGKSLRIVVIDVQDENGLLELINPVITMREGSVTDSEGCLSVPEVYGDVERAARVTVEYTDRRSRRRSLTAEGLLARCIQHECDHLDGRLFIDIAVSLRKEEKKE; encoded by the coding sequence ATGGCGATACTGGATATCAAGAAGGCGGGGGATCCCGTCTTGAAACAGGTGGCGGCACCGGTCGACCGCCTCACGAAGTGGCATCGGAAGCTGCTCGACGATATGGCGGAGACGATGTACTCTGCGGACGGCGTGGGGCTTGCTGCGCCGCAGATTGGGAAGTCGCTGCGGATCGTTGTGATTGACGTGCAGGATGAGAACGGGCTGCTCGAACTCATCAATCCTGTCATCACAATGCGCGAAGGTTCTGTGACAGATTCCGAGGGTTGCCTCTCCGTGCCCGAGGTCTACGGCGATGTGGAGCGCGCGGCGCGCGTGACGGTGGAGTATACGGATCGGCGTAGCCGCAGGCGCAGCCTGACGGCGGAGGGGCTGCTCGCGCGCTGCATTCAGCACGAGTGCGACCATCTTGACGGCAGACTCTTCATCGACATTGCCGTGAGTCTGCGCAAGGAGGAGAAAAAGGAGTGA
- the queD gene encoding 6-carboxytetrahydropterin synthase QueD: MYTLRVEGAFEAAHRVVNYPGKCDRLHGHNWVVEATFQGRELDELGMLIDFKIAKRALAAILDDFDHYYLNDFPPFSEGLNPTAENLARIIFERLAVREEIAASPAELTALTVWESPKSSVTYTKD; encoded by the coding sequence ATGTATACATTGCGCGTTGAGGGCGCATTCGAGGCGGCGCACCGCGTGGTGAACTATCCGGGCAAATGCGATCGTCTGCACGGGCACAACTGGGTGGTCGAGGCGACGTTTCAGGGCAGAGAGCTCGATGAGCTCGGTATGCTGATCGACTTTAAGATTGCAAAGAGGGCGCTTGCCGCAATTCTGGACGATTTCGACCACTACTATCTGAACGATTTCCCGCCGTTTAGCGAGGGGCTGAACCCAACGGCGGAGAATCTTGCACGCATTATCTTCGAGCGGCTTGCGGTGCGTGAGGAAATTGCGGCATCTCCCGCAGAGCTGACTGCGCTCACCGTTTGGGAATCGCCAAAGTCCTCTGTCACCTACACGAAGGACTGA
- a CDS encoding amidohydrolase family protein, which yields MKIIDAHLHFGRGEYFDTVARAAGHENTEEALRRDFRASNIVHGIVMGNLPAEETSPNYPDIFHYCVGIGGDGVTEIVEGRIETLLPALEQHLKNERCVGIKLYPGYHYFYIYDDMLAPVYELAARYQKPVAVHTGLTATEKALLKYAHPNVMDEAATKFRNVNFVMCHFGEPYFTDAVAVMEKNPNVSADLSGMLAGKIQDFALFCERKKFYIEQLHGWLAYLNAYDRLMFGTDWPLANLDDYIAFTKLLIPEEHWDAVFYDNAVRIYNLHI from the coding sequence ATGAAGATCATTGATGCTCATCTGCACTTTGGCAGAGGGGAGTATTTTGATACCGTTGCGCGGGCGGCGGGGCACGAGAATACGGAGGAGGCTTTGCGCCGCGACTTTCGTGCGTCGAACATTGTCCACGGCATCGTGATGGGCAATCTGCCTGCGGAGGAGACGAGTCCGAACTATCCCGATATCTTTCATTACTGTGTTGGAATCGGGGGCGACGGTGTAACGGAGATCGTGGAGGGGCGCATCGAAACGCTTCTGCCCGCGCTCGAACAGCATCTAAAAAATGAGCGATGCGTCGGCATCAAGCTCTATCCTGGCTATCATTATTTCTATATCTACGACGATATGCTTGCGCCCGTCTATGAACTTGCCGCGCGGTATCAAAAGCCTGTTGCGGTGCACACGGGGCTGACGGCGACGGAGAAGGCGCTCCTCAAATACGCGCATCCGAATGTGATGGACGAGGCGGCGACGAAGTTCCGCAATGTGAATTTTGTCATGTGCCACTTCGGCGAGCCATATTTCACGGACGCAGTTGCCGTGATGGAGAAGAATCCGAATGTGAGCGCCGACCTCTCGGGGATGCTTGCGGGAAAAATTCAGGATTTTGCGCTATTCTGTGAGCGCAAGAAGTTCTACATCGAGCAGCTGCATGGCTGGCTTGCATATTTGAATGCCTATGACCGCCTGATGTTCGGGACGGATTGGCCGCTTGCAAATCTGGACGACTACATTGCGTTCACGAAGCTGCTCATACCCGAGGAGCATTGGGATGCGGTGTTCTATGATAATGCCGTGCGGATCTACAATCTGCACATATAA
- a CDS encoding phosphatidylserine decarboxylase translates to MVIVSEGYKFIGAALILALILGIFAHPYAAVPFVVLACYFAYFFRSPAREIVQDVNHILSPADGTVTEITPVGMDDFVGEPCNKIVIFMSVFNVHVNRSPIHGEIKLQRYYCGRFRPAYKDEVGFENEHHLIGIDRGDLRITVKQIAGILARRIVSWVTLDDQLRQGDIYGMIRFGSCLEIVMPERAEILVTKGEKVQGGKTVLGRLESE, encoded by the coding sequence ATGGTCATTGTAAGCGAGGGCTATAAATTTATCGGCGCGGCGCTTATACTGGCTCTGATTCTTGGCATTTTTGCACATCCGTACGCGGCAGTTCCGTTTGTCGTGCTCGCGTGCTACTTTGCATATTTCTTCCGCAGTCCCGCGCGCGAAATCGTGCAGGATGTGAATCACATTCTCTCGCCGGCGGACGGCACGGTCACGGAGATTACGCCCGTAGGCATGGATGACTTCGTGGGCGAGCCGTGCAACAAGATCGTCATCTTTATGTCGGTGTTCAACGTGCACGTCAACCGCAGTCCCATCCATGGTGAGATCAAGCTGCAAAGATACTACTGCGGCCGCTTCCGCCCCGCCTACAAGGACGAGGTGGGCTTTGAGAACGAGCACCATCTGATCGGCATTGATCGGGGCGATCTGCGCATTACGGTGAAGCAGATTGCGGGCATCCTCGCGCGCCGTATCGTCTCGTGGGTGACGCTCGATGATCAGCTGCGGCAGGGGGACATCTACGGCATGATCCGCTTCGGCTCGTGCCTTGAGATCGTCATGCCCGAGCGCGCGGAGATTCTTGTGACAAAGGGCGAAAAGGTTCAGGGCGGCAAGACCGTTCTGGGGAGGCTCGAAAGCGAATGA
- a CDS encoding glycosyltransferase family 2 protein, giving the protein MTEFIQTVSPYLPAHIFDIIMVPMQIILLLFTLYFFCIGFCCLWRRREQKILTPEKTFAVVVAAHNEAAVIGQLIENLKRLDYPAELYDIYVIADNCTDDTAEIAEQAGAIVCVRTHPTKKSKGFALEWMFDRLFEMDKEYDAIAIFDADNLVHPNFLKEMNHRLLKGDKVIQGYLDAKNPYDTWVAGTFAIAFWVIDHISHLAKTNIGLSACLGGTGMCITTDVLKRHGWRATCLTEDMEFTMKLLAEGIKTTWAHDAVVYDEKPLTFKQAWNQRRRWAQGQFDVAHRFIPTMIREGWKRRDIRIWDGCIYLLQPHFLMISTFFIIISYVQLAFPPFYTSIYKFLPSQLMTAIMIGQYVLPMIILIKVRAKLKAWFYLLLYPVFIYSWIPIIFLGFIHRNEHEWSHTKHTRAMSMDEVMSDVK; this is encoded by the coding sequence ATGACTGAGTTCATTCAAACTGTCTCGCCCTATCTTCCGGCACATATCTTCGACATCATTATGGTGCCGATGCAGATTATTCTTCTACTTTTTACCCTCTATTTTTTTTGTATCGGCTTCTGCTGCCTCTGGCGGCGGAGGGAGCAGAAGATCCTGACTCCCGAAAAGACGTTTGCCGTTGTGGTTGCCGCGCACAATGAGGCGGCGGTCATCGGGCAGCTGATCGAGAATCTGAAACGTCTCGACTATCCCGCAGAGCTTTACGATATCTATGTGATCGCGGACAACTGCACGGACGATACAGCGGAGATCGCGGAGCAGGCCGGCGCAATTGTCTGCGTGCGCACACATCCGACGAAGAAGAGCAAGGGCTTTGCGCTCGAGTGGATGTTCGATCGCCTCTTCGAGATGGACAAGGAATACGATGCGATTGCCATCTTCGATGCGGACAACCTTGTGCACCCGAATTTTCTGAAGGAGATGAATCATCGCCTCCTGAAGGGGGACAAGGTCATCCAGGGCTATCTCGACGCGAAGAACCCCTATGATACATGGGTTGCGGGCACGTTCGCCATTGCATTCTGGGTCATCGACCACATCTCACATCTTGCAAAGACGAACATCGGACTCTCTGCCTGTCTCGGCGGCACGGGCATGTGCATCACGACGGACGTGCTGAAGCGGCACGGCTGGCGCGCGACTTGCCTCACGGAGGACATGGAGTTCACGATGAAGCTGCTTGCCGAGGGCATCAAGACGACGTGGGCGCATGACGCCGTGGTCTACGATGAGAAGCCGCTCACGTTCAAGCAGGCATGGAATCAGCGCCGCCGCTGGGCGCAGGGGCAATTCGATGTAGCACACCGCTTTATCCCGACGATGATCCGCGAGGGGTGGAAGCGGCGTGACATCCGCATCTGGGACGGCTGCATCTACCTGCTGCAGCCGCATTTCTTGATGATCTCGACGTTCTTCATCATTATCAGCTACGTGCAGCTCGCATTCCCGCCGTTTTACACGAGCATTTACAAGTTCCTGCCGTCTCAGCTCATGACCGCAATCATGATCGGGCAGTACGTTCTGCCTATGATTATCCTCATCAAGGTTCGCGCGAAGCTGAAGGCGTGGTTCTATCTCTTGCTCTATCCCGTGTTCATCTATTCGTGGATTCCGATTATCTTCCTCGGATTCATCCACCGCAACGAACACGAGTGGAGCCATACGAAGCATACGCGCGCCATGAGCATGGATGAGGTCATGAGCGACGTGAAGTAA
- a CDS encoding 7-carboxy-7-deazaguanine synthase QueE codes for MRENIIEIFSSIQGEGKYVGCRQVFVRLEGCNLDCTYCDTENEIGRHPRCMVEIPVGSHELVPYENPLSPEEVAEIITRLADGVPHHSLSITGGEPLLHVPFIKELAAHTALPIFLETNGTLDRALADCIDCISYISMDIKLPDVLSRPVWDAHARFLSVARAVDVYVKIVVAAETRAEYVERAARMVAEIAPATLFVLQPVTPYGGCTPPTPARLLELQRIALCHLPDVRIIPQTHRMMDLL; via the coding sequence ATGCGCGAAAATATCATCGAAATTTTTTCCTCCATACAGGGGGAGGGGAAGTACGTCGGCTGCCGGCAGGTATTCGTGCGCCTAGAGGGCTGCAATCTCGACTGTACATATTGCGACACGGAGAATGAGATTGGACGGCATCCACGCTGCATGGTGGAGATTCCTGTCGGCTCGCATGAACTTGTGCCTTATGAAAACCCTCTCTCACCCGAGGAGGTTGCGGAGATCATCACACGTCTCGCGGACGGCGTGCCGCACCACTCACTCAGCATTACGGGCGGCGAACCGCTGCTCCATGTGCCGTTTATCAAAGAACTCGCCGCACATACTGCGCTGCCGATCTTTCTCGAAACGAACGGCACATTGGACAGGGCTCTCGCGGACTGTATCGACTGCATTTCATACATCAGCATGGACATCAAGCTGCCCGATGTGCTCTCTCGGCCCGTCTGGGATGCACACGCGCGCTTCCTATCTGTCGCGCGCGCCGTCGATGTCTATGTGAAGATCGTTGTTGCGGCAGAGACGCGGGCGGAGTATGTTGAGCGCGCGGCACGCATGGTCGCGGAGATTGCACCTGCGACCCTCTTTGTTCTCCAGCCCGTCACGCCATACGGCGGCTGCACTCCGCCAACGCCCGCACGCCTCCTCGAACTCCAGCGCATCGCACTCTGCCATCTCCCCGATGTCCGCATCATCCCGCAGACCCACCGCATGATGGATCTGCTGTGA
- the hisS gene encoding histidine--tRNA ligase, translating to MLTNAPRGTKDILPDAVGAWTYVENVIRELCARYGYHEIRTPVFEHTELFQRGIGDGTDVVDKEMYTFTDRGERSLTLRPENTASAVRAYLQNKLYADGGLQKLFYIGSMFRYDRPQAGRMREFHQFGVEAIGGESPAVDAEAILLAYDFLTALGLKGLTLKLNSVGCPNCRPVYRDRLQAYFKEHLHELCGDCQDRYTRSPLRILDCKADADKPFMAGAPAITDCLCAECAEHFEEVQSHLTDAGVAYELDPRLVRGLDYYTRTAFEIAYPPLGAQSAVAGGGRYDGLVEELGGNPTPAVGFAAGLERVLLALEQQSLLPARPSDADVFIIALGDAAAHAAFPLLHALRQGGVRALMDYAGRSMKAQMKQANKSGARYAVILGDDELTQHVAVVRDMEQSTQESCSLDDMVKRLISEVKG from the coding sequence ATGCTGACGAATGCGCCACGGGGGACAAAGGATATACTGCCCGATGCAGTGGGAGCGTGGACATACGTGGAGAATGTCATCCGCGAGCTCTGCGCCCGCTATGGCTATCATGAGATCCGCACGCCTGTCTTCGAGCACACGGAGCTCTTCCAGCGCGGTATCGGCGACGGCACGGATGTCGTGGACAAGGAGATGTATACCTTTACTGACCGTGGGGAGCGCAGCCTGACGCTGCGCCCGGAGAATACGGCATCCGCCGTGCGTGCCTACCTGCAGAACAAGCTCTATGCGGACGGAGGGCTGCAAAAGCTCTTCTACATCGGCTCGATGTTCCGCTATGACCGCCCGCAGGCAGGACGTATGCGCGAGTTTCACCAGTTCGGTGTGGAGGCAATCGGCGGGGAGAGCCCTGCCGTGGATGCCGAGGCAATTCTCCTCGCCTATGACTTCCTCACGGCACTTGGTCTAAAGGGGCTGACGCTCAAGCTGAACTCGGTCGGCTGCCCGAACTGCCGCCCCGTCTATCGGGATCGTCTGCAGGCGTACTTCAAGGAGCATCTGCACGAACTCTGCGGCGACTGTCAGGATCGCTACACGCGGAGTCCTCTGCGTATTCTTGACTGCAAGGCGGACGCCGACAAGCCATTTATGGCGGGCGCACCTGCGATTACGGACTGCCTCTGTGCAGAGTGTGCGGAACACTTTGAGGAAGTACAGTCGCATCTGACAGATGCGGGCGTTGCCTATGAGCTCGATCCGCGTCTTGTGCGCGGGCTGGACTACTACACGCGGACGGCGTTCGAGATTGCCTATCCGCCGCTCGGCGCGCAGAGTGCCGTTGCGGGCGGCGGGCGCTATGACGGACTCGTGGAGGAACTGGGCGGCAATCCGACCCCTGCGGTCGGATTTGCAGCGGGGCTGGAACGCGTTCTCCTCGCACTCGAGCAGCAGAGTCTTCTGCCCGCGCGTCCGTCCGATGCGGATGTATTCATTATTGCGCTCGGCGATGCTGCGGCGCACGCGGCATTTCCCCTGCTGCATGCACTGCGGCAGGGCGGTGTGCGTGCCCTCATGGACTATGCGGGGCGCAGCATGAAGGCACAGATGAAGCAGGCGAATAAATCCGGCGCGCGCTATGCCGTCATCCTCGGGGATGATGAACTGACGCAGCATGTGGCAGTTGTGCGGGATATGGAACAGAGCACGCAGGAGAGTTGCTCTCTTGACGATATGGTAAAACGATTGATTTCTGAGGTGAAGGGCTGA
- the aspS gene encoding aspartate--tRNA ligase has product METMQGLKRTHDCGTLRKEQVGGEVTLCGWVSRRRDHGGLIFVDMRDRSGLVQIVFDEAAMAVGTFHEAESLRSEFVISVRGAVRARSEDTVNPNMATGEVEVVVNELRILNKAKTPPFYIQDGIDVDEMIRLRYRYLDLRRPEMQANMILRHRVTKIMRDFFDRNGFLEIETPMLCKSTPEGARDFLVPSRLNAGEFYALPQSPQIFKQLLMVSGFEKYFQIVRCFRDEDLRADRQPEFTQLDIEMSFMDQDSILTLMEEMVKELFEKSIGAKIETPFRRMGWDEAMERFGSDKPDLRFGMELQDITDYVGGSEFKVFNAVMEAGGRVKVINVEGYANIPRRELDGLVSYVQNYGAKGLAWIQYSEEGVKSPFKKFYSDETFETIKNAVGAKTGDLLLVVADQPAVVAQALGELRLEMGRRRNLIDPDALSFLWVVDFPMFEYSAEEKRYKAMHHPFTAPRDEDIPLLTSDPGRVKANAYDMVLNGVEIGGGSLRIYRSDLQEQVFETLGFAPEEARERFGFMMNAFEYGTPPHGGLAFGLDRLVMIMAKRRSIRDVIPFPKTQSASDVMCEAPSPVDEKQLHELYIRTAVPKKKTDGAAQ; this is encoded by the coding sequence ATGGAAACGATGCAGGGACTTAAACGGACACATGACTGCGGCACGCTCCGCAAGGAGCAGGTCGGCGGAGAGGTAACGCTGTGCGGCTGGGTGTCGCGCCGCCGTGACCATGGCGGGCTGATCTTTGTCGATATGCGCGACCGCTCGGGACTCGTGCAGATCGTCTTTGACGAGGCGGCGATGGCGGTGGGCACGTTCCACGAGGCGGAGTCGCTGCGCTCGGAGTTCGTTATCTCTGTGCGCGGTGCTGTACGCGCACGCAGCGAAGACACGGTGAACCCGAACATGGCGACGGGCGAGGTCGAAGTCGTCGTGAACGAACTGCGCATTTTGAACAAGGCAAAGACGCCACCGTTCTACATTCAGGACGGCATCGACGTGGACGAGATGATCCGTCTGCGCTACCGCTATCTCGACCTGCGCCGTCCGGAGATGCAGGCAAATATGATCCTGCGCCATCGTGTGACGAAGATCATGCGTGATTTCTTCGACCGTAACGGCTTCCTCGAGATCGAGACGCCGATGCTCTGCAAGAGCACGCCCGAGGGCGCGCGTGACTTCCTCGTGCCGAGCCGCCTCAATGCGGGCGAGTTCTACGCGCTGCCGCAGTCGCCGCAGATCTTCAAGCAGCTGCTTATGGTCTCGGGCTTTGAGAAATACTTCCAGATCGTACGCTGCTTCCGCGACGAGGATCTGCGCGCAGATCGTCAGCCCGAGTTCACGCAGCTCGATATCGAGATGTCCTTCATGGATCAGGATTCCATCCTGACACTCATGGAGGAGATGGTCAAGGAGCTCTTCGAGAAGAGCATCGGCGCGAAGATCGAGACGCCGTTCCGCCGCATGGGCTGGGATGAGGCGATGGAGCGCTTCGGCTCGGACAAGCCCGATCTGCGCTTCGGCATGGAACTGCAGGACATCACGGACTATGTCGGCGGATCGGAGTTCAAGGTCTTCAACGCCGTCATGGAGGCGGGTGGACGCGTCAAGGTCATCAACGTCGAGGGCTACGCGAATATTCCGCGCCGCGAACTGGACGGGCTGGTCTCCTATGTGCAGAACTACGGGGCAAAGGGACTTGCGTGGATTCAGTACAGTGAGGAGGGCGTGAAGTCGCCCTTCAAGAAGTTCTATTCCGATGAGACATTCGAGACGATCAAGAACGCCGTCGGGGCAAAGACGGGCGACCTCCTGCTCGTTGTCGCCGATCAGCCCGCTGTCGTGGCACAGGCACTCGGCGAACTGCGTCTGGAGATGGGTCGCCGTCGTAACCTCATCGACCCCGATGCGCTCTCCTTCCTCTGGGTTGTGGACTTCCCGATGTTCGAGTACAGTGCGGAGGAGAAGCGCTACAAGGCGATGCACCATCCGTTTACCGCGCCGCGCGATGAGGATATCCCGCTTCTCACGAGCGACCCCGGACGCGTCAAGGCGAACGCCTACGACATGGTGCTGAACGGCGTCGAGATCGGCGGCGGCAGTCTGCGTATCTACCGCAGCGACCTGCAGGAGCAGGTCTTTGAGACCCTCGGCTTTGCGCCGGAGGAGGCGCGCGAGCGCTTCGGCTTCATGATGAACGCATTCGAGTACGGCACGCCGCCGCACGGCGGGCTCGCGTTTGGTCTGGATCGCCTCGTCATGATTATGGCGAAGCGCCGCTCGATTCGCGATGTCATCCCATTCCCGAAGACGCAAAGCGCGTCGGATGTCATGTGCGAAGCACCGTCGCCCGTAGACGAGAAGCAGCTGCACGAGCTCTATATCCGCACGGCTGTGCCGAAGAAAAAGACGGATGGCGCGGCGCAGTAA
- the fmt gene encoding methionyl-tRNA formyltransferase, whose translation MRVVFMGTPDFAVPTLAAIAARSDLAEVVAVVTQPDRPRGRGKKLSPSPVKAWALAHDIPVMQPVRARDAAFVTAFRDLKPDVAVVVAFGQILSQEVLDVPVHGCINVHASLLPKLRGAAPIQHAIMAGERVTGITTMQMDAGLDTGDMLLCREVPINADTTYGSLHDALMETGASLLVETLEQLAAGTLVRTPQTGESSYAARITRETAVIDWSKSARALDALVRGLNPTPYAQTALAGDTYKVGALRSTGRVASAEVGTIIAADAKAGLVVAAGDEDVEITEIQAPGKKMMAANAFLNGCALTVGARFSP comes from the coding sequence ATGCGTGTCGTCTTTATGGGGACGCCGGACTTCGCCGTGCCGACACTTGCGGCGATCGCCGCGCGCAGCGATCTCGCCGAGGTCGTCGCTGTTGTGACGCAGCCTGACCGTCCGCGCGGGCGTGGAAAGAAGCTCAGCCCGTCGCCCGTCAAGGCGTGGGCGCTCGCGCATGATATTCCCGTCATGCAGCCCGTGCGTGCGCGCGATGCGGCGTTTGTCACCGCATTTCGAGATTTGAAGCCCGATGTGGCGGTCGTCGTGGCGTTCGGTCAGATCCTCTCTCAGGAGGTGCTCGATGTGCCCGTACACGGCTGTATCAACGTGCATGCTTCCCTCCTGCCGAAGCTACGCGGGGCGGCGCCGATTCAGCACGCTATCATGGCAGGTGAGCGCGTGACGGGCATCACGACGATGCAGATGGACGCGGGTCTCGATACGGGCGATATGCTCCTCTGCCGTGAGGTGCCCATCAATGCGGATACGACGTATGGCTCGCTTCATGATGCGCTGATGGAGACGGGGGCAAGTCTCCTCGTCGAGACGTTGGAGCAGCTCGCGGCAGGGACGCTTGTGCGCACGCCGCAGACGGGGGAATCCTCGTATGCGGCGCGCATCACGCGCGAGACAGCCGTCATCGACTGGTCGAAATCTGCGCGGGCTCTGGACGCCCTCGTGCGCGGGCTGAATCCGACACCCTACGCGCAGACTGCGCTTGCAGGAGATACCTACAAGGTTGGGGCATTGCGCTCCACAGGGCGCGTGGCAAGCGCAGAGGTAGGCACGATCATCGCTGCCGATGCCAAGGCGGGACTCGTCGTTGCGGCGGGGGATGAGGACGTGGAAATCACGGAGATTCAAGCGCCCGGGAAGAAGATGATGGCGGCAAACGCCTTTTTGAATGGCTGTGCGCTGACCGTCGGCGCGAGGTTTTCGCCATGA
- the pssA gene encoding CDP-diacylglycerol--serine O-phosphatidyltransferase, whose translation MNYRRFLPNLCTAMNLVFGMCSILSTIEGHLDWGALFIFCALIADGLDGRIARAFGVSSEFGKEMDSLCDLGSFGVAPAVLAWTLALHNYGFVGIAVTIFFAVCGMWRLTRFNVNASVVHGYFMGLAIPAGGNLVAMSTWLFLELGGDPTSFGLVYPAAVAVTAYLMVSHVHYPDFKGGGEKIYMVSKLFALVVFVGILYVGSAAILPAVFTGIFATYALFGIVNYTIAVMARAKEG comes from the coding sequence ATGAATTACAGACGGTTTCTGCCGAATCTGTGCACGGCGATGAATCTTGTCTTCGGTATGTGCTCCATCCTCTCGACCATCGAGGGGCATCTCGACTGGGGCGCACTCTTCATCTTCTGCGCGCTCATCGCGGACGGTCTGGACGGGCGCATTGCGCGCGCGTTCGGCGTGTCCAGTGAGTTCGGCAAGGAGATGGACTCCCTCTGTGACCTTGGCTCATTCGGTGTCGCACCCGCAGTCCTCGCATGGACGCTTGCTCTGCACAACTACGGATTCGTGGGCATCGCAGTGACGATCTTCTTTGCCGTCTGTGGAATGTGGCGGCTCACGCGTTTCAACGTGAATGCGAGCGTTGTGCACGGCTACTTCATGGGGCTTGCAATCCCTGCGGGCGGCAACCTCGTCGCCATGTCCACGTGGCTCTTCCTCGAGCTTGGGGGCGACCCAACCTCGTTCGGTCTTGTCTATCCCGCAGCCGTCGCCGTGACGGCGTATCTGATGGTGAGTCACGTCCACTATCCCGACTTCAAGGGGGGCGGGGAGAAAATCTATATGGTGTCCAAGCTCTTTGCGCTCGTTGTTTTCGTGGGGATTCTGTACGTCGGCAGCGCGGCAATCCTGCCCGCTGTCTTTACGGGGATCTTTGCGACCTACGCGCTCTTCGGGATTGTCAATTATACGATTGCCGTCATGGCGCGTGCAAAGGAAGGCTGA
- a CDS encoding WecB/TagA/CpsF family glycosyltransferase: protein MSERVNILGVEVDAVTMSEAVAAVRSYMDERAGVMIATANAEMIMRATQDRELCDVLNAAALVVPDGAGTVWAARHLGHAMPERVAGYDLAQELLRAAPSEGRRIYFFGSAPGVAEKAKAKAEQLYPGIEIVGVRDGYFKPEDNAAIIEEIKEAKPDLLLVALGVPKQEKWIAAHLAELRVPVVIGVGGTLDVMAGVMKRAPRWMQKAKLEWLFRGMLQPKRAGRLLALPKFVLKVHASRK from the coding sequence TTGAGCGAACGGGTCAATATTCTTGGCGTGGAGGTGGATGCCGTCACGATGTCGGAGGCGGTTGCTGCTGTCCGCTCCTATATGGATGAGCGCGCGGGCGTGATGATTGCAACGGCAAATGCCGAGATGATTATGCGTGCAACGCAGGACAGGGAGCTGTGCGATGTTCTCAATGCAGCGGCACTTGTCGTGCCGGACGGCGCGGGGACGGTCTGGGCGGCGCGTCATCTCGGGCACGCGATGCCCGAGCGCGTGGCGGGCTACGATCTCGCACAGGAACTGCTGCGTGCGGCTCCCTCAGAGGGGCGGCGCATCTACTTCTTCGGCTCTGCGCCCGGTGTTGCAGAGAAGGCAAAGGCAAAGGCGGAGCAGCTGTACCCCGGCATCGAGATTGTCGGCGTGCGCGATGGCTACTTCAAGCCGGAGGACAATGCGGCGATCATTGAGGAGATTAAGGAGGCGAAGCCTGACCTCCTGCTCGTCGCACTCGGTGTGCCGAAGCAGGAGAAGTGGATTGCCGCACATCTGGCGGAGCTTCGCGTGCCTGTCGTGATTGGCGTCGGCGGGACGCTCGACGTGATGGCGGGCGTGATGAAACGTGCGCCGCGCTGGATGCAGAAGGCAAAGCTCGAATGGCTCTTTCGCGGGATGCTTCAGCCGAAACGTGCAGGACGATTGCTTGCTCTGCCGAAATTCGTGCTGAAGGTGCACGCCTCGCGAAAATAA